A genomic region of Enterobacter hormaechei ATCC 49162 contains the following coding sequences:
- the dkgA gene encoding 2,5-didehydrogluconate reductase DkgA: MANQTVIKLQDGNVMPQLGLGVWKAGNDEVVSAIHKALEVGYRSIDTAAAYKNEDGVGKALASAGVPRDELFITTKLWNDDQKRPREALQESLEKLQLDFVDLYLMHWPVPAIDHYVDAWKGMIELQKEGLIKSIGVCNFQVHHLQRLIDETGVAPVINQIELHPLMQQRQLHSWNATHKIQTESWSPLAQGGEGVFDQKIIRELADKYGKTPAQIVIRWHLDSGLVVIPKSVTPSRIAENFDVWDFRLDKDELGEIAKLDQGKRLGPDPDQFGG; this comes from the coding sequence ATGGCAAACCAAACCGTAATCAAGCTACAGGACGGCAACGTGATGCCCCAACTGGGGCTAGGTGTATGGAAAGCCGGTAACGACGAGGTCGTCTCCGCCATTCATAAAGCCCTGGAAGTCGGCTATCGGTCCATCGATACCGCCGCCGCCTATAAAAACGAGGACGGCGTGGGGAAAGCGCTTGCCAGCGCTGGCGTTCCCCGGGATGAGTTATTCATCACCACCAAGCTGTGGAACGACGATCAAAAGCGCCCCCGCGAAGCGTTGCAGGAGAGCCTGGAGAAACTCCAGCTCGATTTCGTCGATCTTTATCTCATGCACTGGCCGGTCCCGGCTATCGACCATTACGTTGATGCCTGGAAAGGGATGATTGAACTGCAAAAAGAGGGGCTGATAAAAAGCATCGGCGTCTGTAATTTCCAGGTACATCACCTGCAACGCCTGATTGATGAAACGGGCGTCGCGCCGGTGATTAACCAGATTGAGCTGCACCCGCTGATGCAGCAGCGCCAGCTTCACTCATGGAATGCCACGCACAAGATCCAGACCGAATCCTGGAGCCCGCTGGCCCAGGGTGGCGAAGGGGTGTTTGACCAGAAAATCATCCGTGAACTGGCGGATAAGTACGGTAAAACTCCGGCGCAGATCGTCATTCGCTGGCACCTGGATAGCGGTCTGGTGGTGATCCCGAAATCGGTCACGCCGTCTCGCATCGCCGAGAACTTCGACGTCTGGGATTTCCGCCTGGATAAAGAC
- the yqhD gene encoding alcohol dehydrogenase: MNNFNLHTPTRILFGKNAIADLRAQIPTGARVLITYGGGSVKKTGVLDQVYSALEGLDVREFGGIEPNPSYETLMNAVKIARDEQITFLLAVGGGSVLDGTKFIAAAAHYADGIDPWHILETGGSDINSAIPMGSVLTLPATGSESNKGAVISRKTTGDKQAFMNEHVQPVFAILDPVYTYTLPARQVANGVVDAFVHTVEQYVTYPVNAKIQDRFAEGILLTLIEEGPKALKEPENYDVRANVMWAATQALNGLIGAGVPQDWATHMLGHELTAMHGLDHAQTLAVVLPALWNEKRDTKRAKLLQYAERVWNITDGSDDARIDAAIEATRHFFESLGVPTRLSGYGLDGSSIPALLAKLEAHGMTQIGEHGDITLDVSRRIYEAAR; this comes from the coding sequence ATGAATAACTTTAATCTTCACACCCCAACCCGCATTCTGTTTGGTAAAAACGCTATCGCCGATCTGCGCGCGCAAATCCCGACGGGTGCCCGCGTCCTGATTACCTACGGTGGCGGCAGCGTGAAAAAAACCGGCGTACTGGATCAGGTTTACAGTGCTCTGGAAGGTCTGGACGTGCGTGAGTTCGGCGGTATCGAGCCTAACCCGTCTTATGAAACGCTGATGAACGCGGTGAAAATCGCCCGCGACGAGCAGATCACCTTCCTGCTGGCGGTGGGCGGCGGTTCCGTGCTGGACGGCACCAAATTCATCGCGGCGGCGGCGCATTACGCTGACGGCATCGACCCATGGCATATTCTGGAAACGGGCGGCAGCGACATCAATAGCGCGATCCCGATGGGTTCCGTACTGACGCTGCCAGCCACCGGATCAGAGTCCAACAAAGGCGCGGTCATCTCCCGTAAAACCACCGGTGACAAGCAGGCCTTTATGAACGAACACGTTCAGCCTGTATTCGCGATCCTCGATCCGGTTTACACCTATACCCTGCCTGCGCGTCAGGTGGCGAACGGCGTGGTCGACGCCTTTGTTCACACCGTTGAGCAGTACGTGACTTACCCGGTGAACGCCAAAATTCAGGATCGTTTTGCGGAAGGCATTCTGCTGACGCTGATTGAAGAAGGTCCGAAAGCGCTGAAAGAGCCAGAAAACTACGACGTGCGTGCCAACGTGATGTGGGCCGCCACCCAGGCGCTGAACGGCCTGATCGGTGCTGGCGTGCCGCAGGACTGGGCTACCCACATGCTCGGCCACGAGCTGACGGCGATGCACGGCCTGGATCACGCCCAGACGCTGGCGGTGGTTCTGCCTGCGCTGTGGAACGAAAAACGTGACACTAAACGCGCCAAACTGCTCCAGTACGCCGAACGCGTGTGGAACATCACCGACGGTTCCGACGATGCGCGTATTGATGCCGCGATTGAGGCCACCCGTCACTTCTTTGAAAGCCTGGGTGTGCCAACGCGTCTCTCTGGCTACGGCCTGGACGGTAGCTCCATCCCTGCCCTGCTGGCGAAACTGGAAGCACACGGCATGACGCAGATCGGCGAGCACGGCGACATCACCCTGGACGTCAGCCGTCGTATTTACGAAGCGGCACGCTAA
- a CDS encoding AraC family transcriptional regulator has product MNRDAICRQLTSQIKRLINNENTTADLLPDIRLLYGTQPGPRTPVMYQPGIVFLFSGHKIGYINERVFRYDTNEYLLLTVPLPFECETFATEAVPLAGIRVNVDILQLQELLMEIGEDELFRPSMAASGINSATLSEEILCAIERLLDVMERPLDARILGKQIIREILYHVLMGPGGGALLALVSRQTHFSLISRVLKRIESQYTENLSVDQLAAEANMSVSAFHHNFKSVTSTSPLQYLKTYRLHKARMLMIHDGMKASAAAMRVGYESASQFSREFKRYFGVTPGEDASRIRTMQGA; this is encoded by the coding sequence ATGAACCGTGATGCCATCTGCCGCCAGCTAACGTCGCAGATTAAAAGACTGATAAATAATGAAAATACTACGGCGGACCTGTTACCGGATATTCGATTGCTCTACGGTACCCAGCCCGGGCCGCGTACGCCGGTGATGTATCAGCCTGGCATCGTTTTTCTCTTTTCCGGCCATAAGATTGGCTATATCAACGAGCGCGTGTTCCGTTACGACACCAATGAATATCTGCTTCTGACAGTACCTTTACCCTTCGAATGTGAAACCTTCGCGACAGAGGCGGTACCGCTGGCAGGGATCCGCGTCAACGTCGACATCCTCCAGTTGCAGGAGCTGCTGATGGAGATCGGGGAGGATGAACTTTTCCGGCCATCGATGGCGGCAAGCGGTATCAACTCCGCGACCTTATCGGAGGAAATTCTCTGCGCGATTGAACGCCTGTTAGACGTGATGGAAAGGCCGCTGGATGCCCGTATTCTCGGAAAGCAGATTATCCGCGAAATTCTTTACCACGTGCTGATGGGACCGGGCGGCGGGGCGCTGCTGGCGCTGGTAAGCCGGCAAACGCACTTCAGCCTGATTAGCCGCGTGCTGAAGCGCATCGAGAGCCAGTACACGGAAAACCTCAGCGTTGACCAGCTGGCGGCGGAAGCCAATATGAGCGTCTCGGCGTTTCACCATAACTTTAAATCCGTCACCAGCACGTCGCCGTTGCAGTACCTCAAAACCTACCGTCTGCATAAGGCGCGGATGCTGATGATCCACGACGGCATGAAGGCCAGCGCGGCGGCGATGCGGGTCGGGTATGAAAGCGCGTCGCAGTTTAGTCGGGAGTTTAAGCGTTACTTCGGCGTCACGCCGGGAGAAGATGCGTCGCGCATCCGAACCATGCAGGGAGCCTGA
- the yghB gene encoding DedA family general envelope maintenance protein YghB yields MAVIQNIITALWQHDFAALADPHVVGIVYFVMFATLFLENGLLPASFLPGDSLLLLAGALIGKGVMDFAPTMVILTSAASLGCWLSYLQGRWLGNTRVVKGWLAQLPHKYHQRATCMFDRHGLLALLAGRFLAFVRTLLPTMAGISGLSNRRFQFFNWLSALLWVGVVTTLGYALNMIPFVKHHEDQVMTFLMILPIFLLVAGLVGTIAVVIKKKYCSA; encoded by the coding sequence ATGGCTGTTATTCAAAATATCATCACGGCGCTCTGGCAACATGATTTTGCCGCGCTGGCGGACCCACATGTCGTCGGGATTGTCTATTTCGTGATGTTCGCGACGCTGTTTCTGGAAAATGGATTACTGCCAGCCTCATTTTTACCCGGTGACAGCCTGCTCCTGCTCGCAGGGGCGTTAATCGGCAAGGGCGTGATGGACTTCGCGCCGACAATGGTGATCCTCACCTCTGCGGCCAGTCTCGGCTGTTGGCTGAGCTACCTGCAAGGACGCTGGCTGGGAAACACCCGCGTGGTGAAGGGCTGGCTGGCACAGTTGCCGCATAAATATCACCAGCGTGCGACCTGCATGTTTGACCGCCACGGCCTGCTGGCGTTACTCGCCGGGCGTTTTCTGGCGTTTGTGCGTACCCTGTTGCCTACCATGGCGGGTATTTCAGGCCTGTCTAATCGCCGCTTCCAGTTCTTCAACTGGCTGAGCGCCCTGCTCTGGGTGGGGGTGGTCACTACGCTCGGCTACGCGCTGAATATGATCCCCTTTGTTAAGCACCATGAAGACCAGGTGATGACCTTCCTGATGATCCTGCCGATTTTCCTGCTGGTGGCGGGACTGGTGGGGACTATTGCGGTAGTGATTAAGAAGAAGTATTGCAGCGCGTGA